Genomic window (Nicotiana sylvestris chromosome 7, ASM39365v2, whole genome shotgun sequence):
ttgtctttgctacttcagccctgtatgctgaagttatgtgaaaaagcgggtacgcttgcaattttttttttacaatgtgtgcacaagttaaaacgtgacagaaaaagcgggtatagatgcaaatgccccaaaaTTACATTGTATAGCTGATCTTTATggagcatttgcatctatacccgctttttgtgttacgttttaacttgtgcccgctttgcaaaaaataTTACAaggtacccgctttttcgcataacttcagcatacggggctgaagtagcaaaggcaatcatgcaaaacttcagcattctagtagccgggcctaaagttcagctctagagctgaagtttttgttttgtaactggcgaagtttttgtttttgtaactggcgaacttcagctctagagctgaagtttttattttgtaactggcgaacttcagctctagagctgaagtttttgttctcGCGTTAGTATTGTTATACCTTGCATAGAATTGTTGTGTTGATGCCCCCACCAGCTCCGAAAGAGATTTTTAATCTATCTTGATATCCATAGTCTGAGAAAAGTATTTTCAGATTCTATTGGCAGTCTCACTCTCAATGAATACGTTTTTAGTTGAGGAGACCTACAACAAGGGCATTTGGAGATAATATTTCGACTAAATTTGGCTAAGGTATCATCCAAAGGGGACTTCTTTCTCCAACTAAGGAATGAAGCTTAATTTAATGGAACTCCTTTGCGCAAAAATCCTAGAAAAGAtgtcatttttgcttctttttctaACAGAGGAACATGTGAACTTCCCATTAGAAATTAGGTCGCACTGGCATTGATCGCCTAATACAACATTGAGTAAGATAGGGGTGGATATAACTTtgaggaagaggaggaggagaaagaggcTGAATTTGTTTAAAAAGTAAGTACAGGTAAAAAAAATGGATATAGGTTAAATTGAGGCGACCAAATAAGATGTTCGTGCAATTTTtaatgtatttttttcaaaaataaattagtTCTATTATGTTGGCCCAACCATAATACACCAACCACCGTACATACACCAGCACGGCGCCAATTGCCACCTTCCTCCCCCGTCAACCTCCCACTCCCAGTGTTAATCTTGAATGAGGCAAAATATCTGCAGAGACCAACCTAACAAAACCAATTTGAAGTTCTCCAGATGTTGAGAAGTATCAATCTTTTGCCTTCATCACTGAGCCTCCGTGCAGCATCTTCACTGCACATTCTACCGGAAATGGCCTCAAATGGTAAATCTTTTTTACATTCTGAGTCAGCCCTTTTAAATTCTGCCAAGAATCATGATGAATTTTCAGCTGATGTAGAGAAGGTTTATAGAATTTTGAGAAAGTTTCATTCAAGGGTTCCAAAACTTGAGCTTGCTTTGCTAGAATCTGGTGTCCTAGTACATTCAGGCTTGACCGAACGTGTGTTGAGTCGTTGTGGTGATGCTGGGAATTTAGGCTACAGATTCTTTGTATGGGCCTCAAAGCAACCTGGTTATAggcatagtcatgatacataCAAATCAATGGTCAAGATTTTGGGGAAAATGAGGCAGTTTGGTACTGTATGGGCACTTGTTGAGGAGATGAGAAAAGAGAATCCTCAGTTTTTGACACCAGAAGTGTTTATTGTATTGATGAGGAGATTTGCCTCAGCTAGAATGGTAAAGAAAGCGATCGAGGTGTTGGATGAGATGCCCAAATATGGTTGTGAGCCAGATGACTATGTGTTCGGGTGTCTGTTGGATGCTTTGTGTAAGAATGGTAGCGTAAAAGAGGCAGCTGTATTGTTTGACGAAATGAGGTTTAGGTTTACCCCTACCATAAAGCATTTTACTTCATTGTTATATGGTTGGTGTAAAGAGGGGAAGCTTACTGAGGCGAAAATCGTGTTGGTGAAAATGAGGGAGGCAGGTTTCGAGCCAGACATTGTGGTTTATAACAACTTGCTTAATGGTTATGCAGTGTCTAGGAAAATGGCTGATGCATTTGATCTTCTGCAGGAGATGACAAAAAAAGGTTGCAACCCTAATGCAACTTCTTATACTATAGTAATTCAGGCACTTTGTTCGCAAGACAAGATGGAGGAAGCTATGCGGGTATTCTTGGATATGGAGAGAAACGGATGTGAAGCTGATGTTGTGACGTATACTACCTTGATAAGTGGATTTTGTAAGTGGGGAAAGATTGAAAAAGGTTATGAACTTCTGGATGATATGCTGCAGAAAGGGTATAATCCAAATCAGACTACTTATTTGCATATAATGTTAGCCCATGAGAAGAAGGAAGAGTTGGAAGAGTGTTTGGAACTTGTTAAGGAAATGGAGAATATCGGTATACCTCCTGACCTTAGCATCTATAATACAGTAATTCGTTTAGCTTGTAAATTGGGGGAAATTGATGAAGCTGTGCAAGCATGGAACCAAATAGAAACGAACGGGATCAGTCCAGGGGTTGACACCTTTGTCATTATGATTAATGGTTGTGTTGATCAAGGGCGTCTAATAGAAGCTTGTGATTACTTTAAAGAAATGATCGGACGAGGTCTTCTGTCTGCTCCTCAATATGGTACTCTGAAGGACCTGTTGAATACTCTGTTACGAGCAGAGAAACTTGAACTAGGTAAAGATGTCTGGAGTTGCATAATGACCAAAGGATGTGAGCTTAATGAGTATGCATGGACCATTTGGATTCATGCATTGTTTTCAAATGGAGATGTAAAAGAGGCTTGTTCGTACTTCTTAGATATGATG
Coding sequences:
- the LOC104245701 gene encoding putative pentatricopeptide repeat-containing protein At5g65820, producing MLRSINLLPSSLSLRAASSLHILPEMASNGKSFLHSESALLNSAKNHDEFSADVEKVYRILRKFHSRVPKLELALLESGVLVHSGLTERVLSRCGDAGNLGYRFFVWASKQPGYRHSHDTYKSMVKILGKMRQFGTVWALVEEMRKENPQFLTPEVFIVLMRRFASARMVKKAIEVLDEMPKYGCEPDDYVFGCLLDALCKNGSVKEAAVLFDEMRFRFTPTIKHFTSLLYGWCKEGKLTEAKIVLVKMREAGFEPDIVVYNNLLNGYAVSRKMADAFDLLQEMTKKGCNPNATSYTIVIQALCSQDKMEEAMRVFLDMERNGCEADVVTYTTLISGFCKWGKIEKGYELLDDMLQKGYNPNQTTYLHIMLAHEKKEELEECLELVKEMENIGIPPDLSIYNTVIRLACKLGEIDEAVQAWNQIETNGISPGVDTFVIMINGCVDQGRLIEACDYFKEMIGRGLLSAPQYGTLKDLLNTLLRAEKLELGKDVWSCIMTKGCELNEYAWTIWIHALFSNGDVKEACSYFLDMMDAGLMPQPDTFAKLMRGLRKLYNRQIAAEITEKLRKMAAERNMTFKMYKRRGERDLTEKAKAKLDGRKRRARRRRWGSHHSQANTL